The following proteins are co-located in the Solanum pennellii chromosome 1, SPENNV200 genome:
- the LOC107011302 gene encoding heat shock factor-binding protein-like translates to MDGHDADNTKQSTADMTVFVQNLLQQMQTRFQTMSESIISKIDDMGNRIDELEQSINDLRIEMGQEGSSSPSAALKSKDDTKSADDSA, encoded by the exons ATG GATGGACATGATGCAGATAACACAAAGCAAAGCACCGCTGATATGACTGTATTT GTACAGAATCTGCTTCAACAAATG CAAACCAGGTTTCAGACTATGTCTGAATCAATCATCTCAAAAA TAGATGATATGGGAAACCGAATTGATGAATTGGAGCAGAGCATCAATGATTTGAGAATTGAAATGGGCCAAGAAGGTTCTTCATCACCTTCGGCCGCACTGAAGTCAAAGGATGACACAAAATCTGCTGATGATTCTGCCTAA